Genomic window (Streptomyces liliiviolaceus):
GTGCGTCCACAACTTCTCCCGCTTCGCCCAGCCCACCGAACTCGACCTCCAGACCTTCAACGGACGCCACCCCGTCGAACTCATCGGCGGCGTCCGCTTCCCCGCCATCGGCGAACTCCCCTACCTCCTCACCCTCGCCGGCCACGGCTTCTACTGGTTCCGCCTCCGCAAGGACGCCCTCTAGGCCCTGTCGTCAAATTCCCGCCTGCCGGGCGACGCCTGGCACGCACTCTCGCTGCACCGGGCGAAAGCCCAAGTACGTCCAGTACGCGGACTTCCGCCCGGCACACCGAGAGCACGCACCAGACGCCGCCCGGCCCGCCCTCCGGGCGGACGCCGGGAATTTGACGACAGGACCTAGGACCGGCCCCGACGGGCGGGTACAACGGACGGCGGGGCGGTTTCCCCCGCCCCGCCCTGGGCACGCAGTAGTAACACCCCGACTCCGGGGAAAGGACGCGACGCCATGTCCGAAGCCGTCACCCATTCCGTGCACTCCGCTTCGACAAGCCCCGGTCTTCTCGCGTCCCTCGATCCACTGCTTCGCGAGTGGCTTCCACGGCAGCGGTGGTTCGCGGGAAAAGGCCGTCCCGTCACCGGGTTCTCCCTGGTCTCGGCGACCGAGGTGCTGCCCCTGAACTCCAGACTGGGCCTGCTCAATCTGCTCGTACGGGCCCATCAGCCGCTCGTGCCCACGCAGAGCGCGCCCGCGCATCCGGCCGACTGCTACCAACTGCTGCTCGGCGTGCGCGAGACACTGCCACCGCGGCTGGCGCCCGCGCTGATCGGCCATCCGGCACAGGGCCCCCTGGCCGGACTGACCGTGTACGAGGCGCTGCACGACCCGCGGCCCGCCGATGTCCTTCTGGAGGCCCTGCGGGAGCGGGCGCACATCGGAGAGCTGCGCTTCGAGCGGGACATGACGCAGGAGATCCGGGGCGATCTGGTGCCGCGCCTGGTGACCGCCGAGCAGTCGAACTCGTCTCTCGTCTATGGAGATACGTTCATCCTGAAGCTCCTGCGCAGGATCGTGCCGGGCATCAACCCCGATCTTGAGCTGCCGCTGGCGCTGGCCCGCGAGGGCTGCGCACGGGTTCCGGCACCGGCCGGCTGGATCCTCGCGGACCTGGCCGCCGACTCCCTCGACCCCGGCCCGCACGTTCCCGGCGACCCGTACGTCCTAGGTGTCCTGCAGCCCTTTCTCCAGGGCGCCTCCGACGGCTGGGACCTGGCCCTGCGCGAGCTCGCCAAGGGTGAGGACTTCAACGGTGCGGCGCGGGCGCTCGGCCGGGCCACGGCCGAGGTGCACACCGCGCTGGCCCGTGCGCTGCCCGAGGTGACCATGGGCCGCGCGCAGATGGAGCTGCTGGTGGAGGGGATGACCGAGCGGCTGACGGCGGCCGTCCAGACGGTGCCCTCGCTGCTGCCGTACGCGCCCGGTCTGCGGTCCGCGTTCGACGCGCTCGCCGATCTGGCGGGCGAGGGGCGGACGTGGACGGCCCAGCGGATCCACGGGGACCTGCATCTGGGCCAGTGTCTGCGGTCGCCGTCCGGCAGCTGGTCGCTGATCGACTTCGAGGGCGAACCCTCCAAGCCGCTCGCCGAGCGGCGCCTGCCCCAGCCGACCGCGCGGGACGTGGCCGGCATGCTCCGCTCCTTCGACTACGCCGCGCACTCGCTCCGGGCCGAGGGCACCCAGGTGTCCGCCGTACCCGGCTGGGCGGACGCGTGCCGGGCCGCGTACTGCTCCGGTTACGCCGAGGCCGGCGGGCGCGATCCGCGGACGGACCCGGTGCTGCTGCGCGCGTACGAGACCGACAAGGCGATCTACGAAGTCGTGTACGAGGCACGGCACCGGCCCGACTGGCTGCCCGTGCCGATGGCGGCAGTGCGCCGGCTGGCCCTTCCCGAACCGTCCTGACCGCCCCGACCCGCCCCGCTCCACCTCTCACCGTGCCGAGGAGGCTCCACCCGTGACGCCCCGCCCGAACCCGCCCGCCAAGAAGCCGAAGAGCTCGAAGGCCAAGGCCAAGGCCGCCGACAAGGCCGCAGACAAGGCCAAGGTCACCGGCAAGGCCGCCGACAAGGCCGCTGACAAGGCGAAGGTGAGGCCGGCGGTGGAGGAGACGCGGTCCGACGCGCAGGCCGAAGCCGTACAGGCCGAGGCTGTACAGGCCGACGTACAGGCCGAAGCCGTACAGGCCGATGTGCGGGTCGCAGCCGTGGAGCCCGCGCCCGTCGTGTCCGTGCCGGTTCAGGAGCCCGTCCAGGAGGTGCGGTCGCTGGCCGTGCTGGACCGGGCCGACCGGGAACGGCTGCTCGGGGGCGCGCACCACGATCCGCACGCCGTGCTCGGGGCCCATCCCGTGCAGGACGGGGTGGTCTTCCGGGTGCTGCGGCCGTACGCGCTCGCCGTGACCGTCGTCGCCGAGGGACTGCGGGCCGAACTGCACGACGACGGGGACGGGTTCTTCTCCGCCGTGCTGCCGCTGCGGGAGGTGCCGGAGTACCGGCTGACGGTGGAGTACGAGGGCGCGGTCCAGGACGTCGAGGACGCGTACCGCTTCCTGCCCACGCTCGGCGACTTCGATCTGCACCTGTTCGGGGAGGGACGGCACGAACAGCTGTGGACGATCCTCGGCGCGGAGCCGATGGAGCACCAGGGCGTGCCCGGCACCCGCTTCTCGGTCTGGGCGCCGAACGCCCGCGGTGTCCGTGTCTCGGGGTCGTTCAACTTCTGGGACGGCACCGCGTTCCCGATGCGCTCGCTGGGCTCCTCCGGGGTGTGGGAGCTGTTCGCCCCCGGGGTGCGGGAGGGTGAGCTGTACAAGTTCGAGATCACCCGCCCCGACGGGACGAAGACGATGCGCGCCGACCCGATGGCGCGGCGCACGGAGCTGCCGCCCGCCACGTCGTCGGTGATCCACGCCTCGCGTCACGAGTGGCAGGACGAGGAGTGGATGGCGCGCCGGGCAGACCGCCCCGCGCACGAGGCCCCCTTCTCGGTCTACGAACTCCACCTGGCGTCCTGGCGACCGGGCCTGACGTACCGTCAGCTGGCCGAGCAGTTGCCTGCCTACATCTCCGACCTCGGCTTCACGCACGTCGAGCTGATGCCGGTCGCCGAGCACCCCTTCGGCGGCTCGTGGGGCTACCAGGTCACCGGCTTCTACGCCCCCACCTCCCGGCTCGGCACGCCCGACGACTTCAAGTACCTCGTCGACGCGCTGCACCGGGCCGGCATCGGCGTGATCATGGACTGGGTGCCCGCGCACTTCCCGCGCGACGAGTGGGCGCTGGCCGAGTTCGACGGACGGCCGCTGTACGAGCACGAGGACCCGCTGCGGGCCGCGCACCCCGACTGGGGAACCCTCGAATTCGACTACGGGCGCCGCGAGGTGCGCAACTTCCTCGTCGCCAACGCCGTGTACTGGTGCGAGGAGTTCCACATCGACGGACTGCGTGTCGACGCGGTCGCCTCCATGCTCTACCTCGACTACTCGCGCGAGGCCGGCCAGTGGACGCCCAACGTCCACGGCGGCCGGGAGAACCTCGACGCGGTCGCCTTCCTCCAGGAGATGAACGCCACCGTCTACCGGCGCGAGCCCGGTGTCGTCACGATCGCCGAGGAGTCGACCGCGTGGGACGGCGTCACCCGGGCCACCCACCACATCGGGCCCGGCGGCTTCGGCGGCCTCGGCTTCGGCCTGAAGTGGAACATGGGCTGGATGCACGACTCGCTGGACTACGTGTCCCACGAGCCCGTCCACCGCAAGTACCACCACCACGAGATGACGTTCTCGATGGTGTACGCGTACAGCGAGAACTACGTCCTGCCCATCTCGCACGACGAAGTCGTCCACGGCAAGCGGTCGTTGGTCTCGAAGCTGCCCGGCGACTGGTGGCAGCAGCGCGCCACCCACCGCGCCTATCTGGGCTTCATGTGGGCCCACCCCGGCAAGCAACTCCTCTTCATGGGACAGGAGTTCGCCCAGGGCGCCGAGTGGTCCGAGGCGCACGGGCCCGACTGGTGGCTGCTGGATCCCGCGTACGGGGCCGAGGCCGACCACCGGGGTGTACGCAATCTCGTCCGCGACCTCAACGGGGTGTACCGGCAGGTGCCGGCGCTGTGGGAGCTGGACACCGATCCCACCGGGTTCGGGTGGGTCGCCGGGGACGCCGCCGAGGACAACGTCTTCGCGTTCCTGCGCTTCGGGGCGGACGGGGCGCCGCTGCTCGCGGTCTCCAACTTCTCACCCGTCGTACGGCACGAGTACCGGCTCGGGGTGCCCGACGACGTGTCCGCGTGGCACGAGGTGCTGAACACGGACGCGGGGCGGTACGGCGGGGGCGGTGTCGCGAACACCGATCCCGTGAAACCGGACGATCAGGCGTGGCACGGCCGCCCGGCCAGCATCCGCCTGACCCTGCCCCCGCTGTCGACGGTGTGGCTGCGCCCGGCCTAGGGCTTGTCGGACAGGCCCGTCCTCCTTCTCCGGGGGGCCTCGACCGCCGCCCGTCGCAGCGGACTCGTCGACGAGGAGGTGTTCAGGTGCCGGCGACGGCGCCTGAGGAGGAGGAAGGCCGCGGGGAGCAGCAGGAGCGGGAGGAGACGCAGCGCCCATGTGCCCGCGCCGGCCGAGGTGTCGGGCGGACCGAGACCTGACGCCTCGCGGGGGGTCGGGGCGCCGAGCCACACGGTGTCGGCGTCCATGGACGGCGTACGCAGCGAACGGTCCACCCCTTTGGGGAGCTTCGCGAAGTCCGCCTCGAAGCGGGTGTCCGGGACCTGGCGGAGGGAGACCCGGGAGAAGTCGACCCCGCCGAAGACGTAGTTCTTGGCACCGCCGTCCGCGAGCTTCTCCGTGACGTCGAACTCGCCCCGGCGGTACGAGTCGACGTACCGGTCGAACGTGTCCCTCGGCTTCCAGCGCGCAGTGGTGCGCCAGTGCGCGATGTCGCCCGAGTCGATCAGGTCGCCGTACGTCGTGTCCTGCGTCCTGGCGCGTTCGCGGTACCACTGCGCCGCCACCCGGGCGAGGTGGACGCGGCGCAGGTCGGCGTACTCCGGTGCGGTGTTCACCGCCTTCGTCAGCTCGGGCAGGACCAGGGTGCGGTACAGGTCCTCGTTGTGCTCCTCGGAGGCACGGTCCGGCCGGGGGCAGGAGGGAGGGGCGTCGCCGGTTCCGCCGGCTTCCGACAGGTACTGCGACTCCATCTGCACGTCGAGCGGCGCGTCGAGGATGTACAGCTCGTCGCCGTCCTCGTGGACCGACGCCGGCGCGGACGTGATCCAGTTGCGGGTCGACGCGCACTCGCCCCGGAGGCCGTCCCAGTACCGCCGGCCGAGCGCGGTGTGCGGGTGGATGAGTTCGCCGACGGTCTTCTTCATCCGCAGGTCCGCCTCCAGCATGATCCGCCCGACGTCCGTACGGCCCAGCTCGTCGTCGACCACGCGTTCCGGTTCGGTCGGGTTGAGGTTGACCCAGAAGGCCGAGGGGTCCAGGGAGAGCCAGACGAAGAAGGCGTCGGAGGTGCGGGCGGCGGCCGAGACACCGGTGGAGGTGCGGTTGTCGCCCTTGAGGGGGTCGCGGTCCGCGCCGAAGGAGTACCGCAGGCCGCTGCCGTCCCCCGGGTCGGCCAGGTAGCGCAGTTCCATGGTGGAGAAGTCGATGCCGCCGTTGTTCCCCCCGGGGACGGCCAGGGTGGCGCCCAGACCGGTGGCGGCGTCGGCGTCCGCCGCTCCCCCGCCCCGGCCCTCGTCGCACGTGCCGTCCGCCTTCGCCGCCGCGAGCACGAGCGCGGACGGTACGGGGCGGCGCTGCGACCGGGTGTCCGGGAGCGCGCACGAGGGACCCGAGGGGAGGGCGAAGGGGGGCTTGAACGCGCTCTCCTCCCAGTTCTCCTTCTTCGCCGTCTCCATCACCCCGTCGAGATCCACACCCAGTTGTTCCTGCGCGACACCGTTTCGGTACTGCCTCTCCTTGCCGTACGCCTTCTCCACCTTGAGCTTGGCTTTCCTGTCGGCGTCGGACTTCCCCTCGGCGGCCCAGTCCTTGGCGAGTTTCGCCATGTCCTCGGCCTTCTGGGCGGTCTCCTTGACCGTGAGGTCGTACGGGTACGCGAAGAGGGTCCGCGTCTGCCGGAGGTAGAAGCGGGAGCACTTGGCGCACTGCTGCCGTTCGGAAGCCGAGGCGATCTTCGCCTCCGGGGCGATTCCGGCTTCGTCCTCCAGCTTCTGGAGCCAGCCCTCCGAATGCAGGCGCTCACCGCTCAGCGCGGCGATGCCGGGGATCTCGTTGTATCCCTTTTCCTCCAGTTGCTCGACGAGCCGCGGGTCCAGGAATCTCTTCATCGGTTTGAGGTCGATCATCGACGCCCGCCAGGCCCGGCGGGATTCGAAGGAGGCATAACGGGGGTTGCCCAGAAGGTCGTTCAATTGTTTTTCGGTCAGCAGCAGCGGGTTGAGGAAGTCGACCGCACCGTTGCGGGACTGGTTGAAGGCCTGTTGCTTCTGGTGGTCGGGAAGCAGGCGCCGGAGGAGGAAACGCAGCTGCTCGACCGGCATGAGCGGTGGGCTGAGCAGGGGATTGTCGAACGCCTCGTCCTTCGAGAGGTTCGTCCCGTCCGCCGCTCCCGGCGGCCGGGTGCCGTCGTCCGCCGCGGCGGGCCGGGGCCCGGCGACTCCCACGAGAAGCACCAGCAGCAGCGCCGTGAGCGCGCGGGCCCCCTGCCGCCTCACGTCTCTTCCCCGTCCCCGCTCCGCTCCTCCCCGCCGAACACCTCGTCGATCAGGGCGAGATCGGAGTCACCGGACGACCGCGACCGCGTCACCGCACGAGCCAGCCAGACCCCTGCCCCCGTCACGGCCACCGCCCACACCACCCCCGACGCTCCCCGGGCCACCCCCTCCGGACAGCTCCCGGCCCGGATCGGCAACCCGCCGTGGTACGTGGGCGCCGCGCACTGGGCGGAGGCGGACGGGGGCGAACCCAGTAGGAGAAAAGCGACCGCCGCGGACAGCGCGGCCATCCGTACGGCGAGAGCGGTGATCGCGGCCTTCCTCATGACAGCTCCTCCGCTCCCGCCGGAGTCCCTTTCAGCTCCAGCACCCGCTCCCGCAGCCGGAACTCGGACGGGATGAACTCGTCGGCCTCCGCCCGCCCCCGGTGCCATCCCTGCGTCGCCAGGTCCAGCTGTGCCTGCTGGAACCGCATCAGGTGCCGCACTCCCGCCGTACCGTCCCGCCGCCACACCCGCAGCTCCAGCGCCAGCCTCCGGCGCGGGGAGAGCAGCAGCCCGATCTCCGGCTCCGTCACCGCACCGCGCCCGGACGCGGCCTCCGCGGCCAGCGCACGGCCCACCCCCGCGGCCTGCTCGCGCAGCCCGCGACGCAGGACGAGCACGCCCAGCGCCACGAACACTCCCGACGTGATCAGCGTCAGCAACGGCACGCCCAGCAGCAGACTCAGCGTGTCGTCGTCCCCGAACCAGCCCGACCTGTACCGGTCGAGCCGCATCAGCACCATGTCCGTCCAGAAGTGCCCGCCCACCGCCGCCGTCAGCCCGCCCCCGACCACCAGCAGCCGGTCCCGGCGTCCGGTCAGCCATCTGCTCGCGCCGATCCCGGCCCCGGCGAGCGCCGTGAACGCCACGTGCGCCGCCATGAGACCGACGACCTGCCGGTCCCAGAACTGGGTCGGATGGTGGGCGACGTCGATCAGGCTCATGAAGTGGACCGTCTCGACGAGGTTGTACCCGAGGCCGACCGCCGCACCGATCACCACTCCGGACACCACACCGTCGAAGTGACGCCGGAAGAGGAGGAACAGGACCGCCACCCCGGCCGCCTTGCCCAGTTCGGCCATCACGGCCGCGTTCAGCGCCATCAGCGTGACGTACCTGCGCACCTCGGCCTGCGGGTGCTCGAATTCGAGGAGGAACCCCGGCGCGTACCGCTGGTACCAGGTCATCATCACGATCCCGAACCCACCGCCGATCAGCGCACCCCACCCGAAGCCGCTCAGCAGCAGCCACCCGGGCATCCGCCGCAGCGACTGCGTCCGGTGCACGAACAGCAGCGCCGCCCCGCTGACGAGCAGACACAGCAGCAGCTGCCGCGGAGCGTTCCCGAACGCCGCCGACGGCATCGCGGCGAACGGCAGCAACAGCGCGGCGAGGATCCCGAACCGGCAGGCACGGACGTTCCGTACGGACAGCCCGCCGCCCCCGGCGCGCCGGTCGGCGAGCAGCCGCAGACCGAGTACGAGGGCGACCGCCCATCCGCCGAGCAGCAGTACCCGCGTCACCTTGAACGGCGTCGGCTCGGGCGGCAGGAAGCGGATGAAGACGCTGGACCACTGGTGCAGGTCGGGCGCCGCCCGGAAGAGGAGCTGGCCGGCGACGTAGGCCACCGACAGTCCGACCGCGATCACGATCGCCAGGGTCGTCCCGCGCCGGGCCGCCGGCGGGTGCGCGGGCTTCGGCGGCACCACCGCGCTTCCGGCGGTCATGAGCCGCCGTCCAGTGGGGGGATCGAGAGTTCGGGCAGGCTGGGAATGTAGGTGGGGAAGCTCGGGATGCCCTCGGTCGGAAGGTTCGTCGGCAGGTCGTCCGGCAGTTCGGTGGGACGGTCGGTCCAGTAGTCCGTGGGCAGGTCGGTGGGCAGTTCGGTCGGGAATCCGCTCGGCAGGGCGGTCGATCCCGTACCGGTCGGATAGGACTCCGGCAGCGGATACGCGGGATCGGTGGAGACGCCGAGCACGACGGCGACGAGAGCGCACACGGCCCCGATCCCGCCGGCGACCGCCAGGAGCAGCACATGGGGCCGGGGTCCCGGCTCTGGCCCGCCGTCGGGTAATTCCGGTAAGGGTGCGATGGCTGCCTCCCCCGAGGTGTGCCGACCACGGCTGCGTCCGATGCACACGTCCGCACCGCGTGGAAGGCCTGCTGAGCCTACTTGCCCCACATCATGCCCATTCCTGCGCCCGAGTTGAACCCGTATACGCGGATCGTCATCGACGTACGAGCGGAGGGAACCATTCGCGGCCGTCTCCTCGTGGTCGTCACAGGAGGCCGGCGGGAGGAGGCACATGGACCGTACGACGGAGGTCGCGCAGGACGGGAATCGGTCCTGCGCCTCCTCACCTGGAGAGCGCCCCTTCCCACCCACCCGACGTGCGGGTCAGACCGACCCCGCCAGCGCCTCGGCCAGCGCCTCCGGCAGCGGAGCCGCGTGCACGATGCCCAGTGACTGCGTGGCCCGGGTCAGGGCCACGTACAGGTCGCTCGTGCCGAAACGGCCCGGCTCGACCACCACCACCGCGTCGAACTCCAGCCCCTTCGCCTGCCGGGGATCGAGCAGCGCCACCGGTCGGGTCAGATCCGGATCCTCCCCCGCCACCACCCCGTCCAGCCGGGCCGCCAGCTCCCCGTGCAGGTCGCGCGGCGCGATCACCGCCAGCCGCCCCTCGGCCGGGGCGAGTTCGGCGACGGTCTTCTCCACCGCGCCGGGCAGGTCGGCGCCCAAGCGCACGAGGGGCCGCACGCCCGTGGACCGCACGGAGCTCGGCGGCTCGAAGTCCGCGTGCTCCGCACGGGGAACCGCCGCGGCGACCTCCATGATCTCGGACGGCGTGCGGTAGTTGACCGCGAGACGGGTGTGCTCCCAGCGGTCCTCGACATAGGGGCGGAGGATGTCCGACCAGGAACCGACACCCGCCGCCTCGGCCGTCTGCGCCGGGTCCCCGACGAGCGTCATCGACCGCGTCGGACTGCGCCGCATCAGCAGCCGCCAGGCCATCGGCGACAACTCCTGCGCCTCGTCGACGATGATGTGCCCGAACGCCCAGGTCCGGTCGGCCGCGGCCCGTTCGGCGGCACTGCGGTGGTCGTCCTCCTCGTGGCGCTCGGCCATCCGTTCGGCGTCGATGATGTCGTGCGCCGACAGGACCTCCGCGTCCTCGGCGTCCATGTCCTCGAATTCGTACGTCCTGGACGCGTAGGAGACGTCGAGGACGCCCTGCGCGTAGGCGACCTGCCGGTCCCGTTCCTGCTCGGCGGCGGCGCGGGTCATCCGGTCGTCCTCGCCGAGGAGTTCGGCGGCCTCGTCGAGGAGGGGCACGTCGGAGGTCGTCCAGGCCCGGGTCACCGGACGGCGTACCGCCTCCGCGTCCGCCACGGTGAGGTACGCGTCGGGCTCGGCGAGGAAGTCCGCGACGAGGCGCCGCGGGGTGACGCGCGGCCACAACTGGTCGATGGCGGACCAGACCTCGGGGTTCTCGGCGAGATCGTCGCGGATCTGCGTGATGTCGCTGGGGTCGAGCAGATTCGTGCCGTCGAAGGGGTCCGTGCCGATCCGCTCGGCGAGCATGTCGGTGAGGGTGTTGAAGATGTGGCCCTCGAAGTGCTCACGGGCCACGTTGTGCGGCAGCCGCGCCTCACGGGTGCGGTCGCGGGCGACGCCCACGAGACCGGCGTCGAGCATCAGGATGTCCCGGTCGTGCTCGATGGCGATCACCGGGTCGGGCAGCGCCTGCCGGTCGCGTACGACGGCGGCGAGGACGTCGGCCATGTCGGCGCGGCCCTTCACCGCGGCGGCCTCGGGCGTGTCGGAGGCGGTCGCCCGCACCCCGGGGAACAGTTCGCCGACGGTGGCCAGCAGGACGCCCGTCTCGCCGAGCGAGGGCAGCACCTCGCCGATGTAGCCGAGGAAGGCGGGGTTCGGGCCGACGATGAGGACGGCCCGCTTGGCGAGCAGCTCCCGGTGTTCGTAGAGGAGGTACGCCGCCCGGTGCAGCGCGACGGCCGTCTTGCCGGTGCCGGGCCCGCCCTCCACGACCAGGATGCCGCGGTGCGGGGCGCGGATGATGCGGTCCTGCTCGGCCTGGATGGTCTGCACGATGTCGCTCATGCGGCCGGTGCGCGCGGAGTTGAGCGCGGAGAGCAGTACGGCGTCGCCGGTCGGGTCCTCGTGGCCGGTGCGCCGCCGGTCCCCCAGGTCGAGGATCTCGTCGTGCAGGGCGGTGACGGTACGCCCCTCGGTGGTGATG
Coding sequences:
- a CDS encoding maltokinase N-terminal cap-like domain-containing protein; translation: MSEAVTHSVHSASTSPGLLASLDPLLREWLPRQRWFAGKGRPVTGFSLVSATEVLPLNSRLGLLNLLVRAHQPLVPTQSAPAHPADCYQLLLGVRETLPPRLAPALIGHPAQGPLAGLTVYEALHDPRPADVLLEALRERAHIGELRFERDMTQEIRGDLVPRLVTAEQSNSSLVYGDTFILKLLRRIVPGINPDLELPLALAREGCARVPAPAGWILADLAADSLDPGPHVPGDPYVLGVLQPFLQGASDGWDLALRELAKGEDFNGAARALGRATAEVHTALARALPEVTMGRAQMELLVEGMTERLTAAVQTVPSLLPYAPGLRSAFDALADLAGEGRTWTAQRIHGDLHLGQCLRSPSGSWSLIDFEGEPSKPLAERRLPQPTARDVAGMLRSFDYAAHSLRAEGTQVSAVPGWADACRAAYCSGYAEAGGRDPRTDPVLLRAYETDKAIYEVVYEARHRPDWLPVPMAAVRRLALPEPS
- the glgB gene encoding 1,4-alpha-glucan branching enzyme, with the translated sequence MTPRPNPPAKKPKSSKAKAKAADKAADKAKVTGKAADKAADKAKVRPAVEETRSDAQAEAVQAEAVQADVQAEAVQADVRVAAVEPAPVVSVPVQEPVQEVRSLAVLDRADRERLLGGAHHDPHAVLGAHPVQDGVVFRVLRPYALAVTVVAEGLRAELHDDGDGFFSAVLPLREVPEYRLTVEYEGAVQDVEDAYRFLPTLGDFDLHLFGEGRHEQLWTILGAEPMEHQGVPGTRFSVWAPNARGVRVSGSFNFWDGTAFPMRSLGSSGVWELFAPGVREGELYKFEITRPDGTKTMRADPMARRTELPPATSSVIHASRHEWQDEEWMARRADRPAHEAPFSVYELHLASWRPGLTYRQLAEQLPAYISDLGFTHVELMPVAEHPFGGSWGYQVTGFYAPTSRLGTPDDFKYLVDALHRAGIGVIMDWVPAHFPRDEWALAEFDGRPLYEHEDPLRAAHPDWGTLEFDYGRREVRNFLVANAVYWCEEFHIDGLRVDAVASMLYLDYSREAGQWTPNVHGGRENLDAVAFLQEMNATVYRREPGVVTIAEESTAWDGVTRATHHIGPGGFGGLGFGLKWNMGWMHDSLDYVSHEPVHRKYHHHEMTFSMVYAYSENYVLPISHDEVVHGKRSLVSKLPGDWWQQRATHRAYLGFMWAHPGKQLLFMGQEFAQGAEWSEAHGPDWWLLDPAYGAEADHRGVRNLVRDLNGVYRQVPALWELDTDPTGFGWVAGDAAEDNVFAFLRFGADGAPLLAVSNFSPVVRHEYRLGVPDDVSAWHEVLNTDAGRYGGGGVANTDPVKPDDQAWHGRPASIRLTLPPLSTVWLRPA
- a CDS encoding PrsW family glutamic-type intramembrane protease, with the translated sequence MTAGSAVVPPKPAHPPAARRGTTLAIVIAVGLSVAYVAGQLLFRAAPDLHQWSSVFIRFLPPEPTPFKVTRVLLLGGWAVALVLGLRLLADRRAGGGGLSVRNVRACRFGILAALLLPFAAMPSAAFGNAPRQLLLCLLVSGAALLFVHRTQSLRRMPGWLLLSGFGWGALIGGGFGIVMMTWYQRYAPGFLLEFEHPQAEVRRYVTLMALNAAVMAELGKAAGVAVLFLLFRRHFDGVVSGVVIGAAVGLGYNLVETVHFMSLIDVAHHPTQFWDRQVVGLMAAHVAFTALAGAGIGASRWLTGRRDRLLVVGGGLTAAVGGHFWTDMVLMRLDRYRSGWFGDDDTLSLLLGVPLLTLITSGVFVALGVLVLRRGLREQAAGVGRALAAEAASGRGAVTEPEIGLLLSPRRRLALELRVWRRDGTAGVRHLMRFQQAQLDLATQGWHRGRAEADEFIPSEFRLRERVLELKGTPAGAEELS
- a CDS encoding HelD family protein — protein: MRREQEFVDGLYARVDALRGGTEASVADALAQGNTPMQARLERDVLVAERSGLLAALNAVDGSLCFGRIDLADPSDASSSADSSGPTHHIGRIGIRADDTEHTPILIDWRAPVARPFYLATGHTPMGLRRRRHITTEGRTVTALHDEILDLGDRRRTGHEDPTGDAVLLSALNSARTGRMSDIVQTIQAEQDRIIRAPHRGILVVEGGPGTGKTAVALHRAAYLLYEHRELLAKRAVLIVGPNPAFLGYIGEVLPSLGETGVLLATVGELFPGVRATASDTPEAAAVKGRADMADVLAAVVRDRQALPDPVIAIEHDRDILMLDAGLVGVARDRTREARLPHNVAREHFEGHIFNTLTDMLAERIGTDPFDGTNLLDPSDITQIRDDLAENPEVWSAIDQLWPRVTPRRLVADFLAEPDAYLTVADAEAVRRPVTRAWTTSDVPLLDEAAELLGEDDRMTRAAAEQERDRQVAYAQGVLDVSYASRTYEFEDMDAEDAEVLSAHDIIDAERMAERHEEDDHRSAAERAAADRTWAFGHIIVDEAQELSPMAWRLLMRRSPTRSMTLVGDPAQTAEAAGVGSWSDILRPYVEDRWEHTRLAVNYRTPSEIMEVAAAVPRAEHADFEPPSSVRSTGVRPLVRLGADLPGAVEKTVAELAPAEGRLAVIAPRDLHGELAARLDGVVAGEDPDLTRPVALLDPRQAKGLEFDAVVVVEPGRFGTSDLYVALTRATQSLGIVHAAPLPEALAEALAGSV